Proteins found in one Serinicoccus marinus DSM 15273 genomic segment:
- a CDS encoding amino acid ABC transporter permease: MLALVLVLMKLAPIAPFRWVATAYIELFRGLPALVVILFMAFGVPIAFGWRPPGGTIGAGLVALMLVAGAYMAETLRAGIEAVPKGQTEAARSLGMNGPWTMATVVMPQALRIVVPPLTNELVILIKDTSLLFVVGMAVNEKELTTMARDFMTSGPSAGTATSLVFACLLYLAITLPLTQLVAWLERRQKRSR; encoded by the coding sequence GTGCTGGCGCTGGTCCTTGTGCTGATGAAGCTGGCCCCGATCGCCCCGTTCCGCTGGGTGGCCACGGCCTACATCGAGCTGTTCCGCGGGCTGCCTGCCCTGGTCGTCATCCTCTTCATGGCCTTCGGAGTGCCCATCGCCTTCGGATGGCGCCCGCCTGGGGGCACCATCGGCGCCGGGCTGGTCGCCCTGATGCTCGTGGCCGGCGCCTACATGGCCGAGACGCTGCGCGCCGGCATCGAGGCGGTGCCCAAGGGGCAGACCGAGGCGGCCCGGTCGCTGGGCATGAACGGTCCCTGGACCATGGCCACCGTCGTCATGCCGCAGGCATTGCGCATCGTGGTCCCGCCGCTGACCAACGAGCTCGTCATCCTCATCAAGGACACCTCGCTGCTCTTCGTCGTCGGGATGGCCGTCAACGAGAAGGAGCTCACGACGATGGCTCGGGACTTCATGACCAGCGGCCCCTCCGCCGGGACGGCGACGTCGCTGGTCTTCGCCTGCCTGCTCTACCTCGCGATCACGCTGCCGCTCACCCAGCTGGTCGCCTGGCTGGAGCGCCGACAGAAGAGGTCCCGCTGA
- a CDS encoding MIP/aquaporin family protein — protein sequence MGEIFVSEVLGTMMLLLFGCGVVANAILPKTKGTGGGASAAWLLINFGWGLGVFAGVFTAYKSGAHINPAVTVGLLANGAEEFAPGVAANVGNMVVYLAAQMLGAFLGAVLCWVAYKQHFDADGDPAAKLGVFSTGPEIRNYGWNLATEIIGTFVLVFVVIMFGNTPNELGPLAVALLVVGIGASLGGPTGYAINPARDLGPRIAHAVLPIPGKGSSDWSYSWVPVVGPLIGGVIAGLVAALYG from the coding sequence GTGGGAGAGATCTTCGTCTCCGAGGTGCTCGGCACCATGATGCTGCTGCTCTTCGGCTGCGGCGTGGTCGCCAACGCGATCCTGCCCAAGACCAAGGGCACCGGCGGTGGTGCCAGCGCCGCCTGGCTGCTCATCAACTTCGGCTGGGGCCTCGGCGTCTTCGCCGGCGTGTTCACCGCCTACAAGTCCGGGGCGCACATCAACCCGGCTGTCACCGTGGGTCTGCTGGCCAACGGGGCCGAGGAGTTCGCGCCCGGTGTCGCCGCCAACGTCGGCAACATGGTCGTCTACCTCGCCGCCCAGATGCTCGGCGCCTTCCTCGGCGCGGTGCTGTGCTGGGTCGCCTACAAGCAGCACTTCGACGCCGACGGCGACCCCGCGGCGAAGCTGGGCGTCTTCTCCACCGGGCCGGAGATCCGGAACTACGGGTGGAACCTCGCGACCGAGATCATCGGCACCTTCGTGCTGGTCTTCGTCGTCATCATGTTCGGCAACACGCCGAACGAGCTCGGCCCGCTCGCGGTGGCGCTGCTCGTCGTCGGCATCGGGGCCAGCCTCGGTGGCCCCACCGGGTATGCCATCAACCCCGCACGAGACCTCGGCCCCCGCATCGCGCACGCGGTGCTGCCGATCCCCGGCAAGGGCAGCAGCGACTGGAGCTACTCCTGGGTCCCGGTCGTCGGCCCGCTCATCGGCGGTGTCATCGCCGGTCTCGTGGCTGCCCTCTACGGCTGA
- a CDS encoding alpha/beta hydrolase, with the protein MQLDASDLLPVREDGILGDLRMWPDLELPHLDRRSKVYVWLPPDYDGSSDRYPVLYLHDGHNMFLPRASFAGEVWHVDRAMTRLAAEGIEVVVVAVPCHPELRGEEYTRYAHPEHGGGRAADYGRFLLDELKPAVDDVLRTRPGPEHTVVAGSSLGAVVSADLWASRPDVVGGAGLFSPAFWWPGEQALADVEDAAVTRAVTVPGRVYLDVGGQEEPDDPEIQQRYVLDAERLLGSLRRAGVPVRYVYDSGARHVEAAWAERVGPAIAWLLRGSVTAV; encoded by the coding sequence ATGCAGCTCGACGCCTCGGACCTCCTGCCCGTCCGCGAGGACGGGATCCTCGGTGACCTGCGGATGTGGCCAGACCTGGAGCTGCCCCACCTGGACCGGCGCAGCAAGGTGTACGTCTGGCTGCCGCCCGACTATGACGGCTCGTCGGACCGCTACCCGGTGCTCTACCTCCACGACGGGCACAACATGTTCCTCCCGCGGGCCTCCTTCGCCGGAGAGGTGTGGCACGTGGACCGTGCCATGACCCGCCTGGCGGCCGAGGGCATCGAGGTGGTCGTCGTCGCGGTGCCCTGTCATCCCGAGCTGCGCGGTGAGGAGTACACCCGCTACGCGCACCCGGAGCACGGCGGCGGAAGGGCGGCCGACTACGGACGGTTCCTGCTCGACGAGCTCAAGCCGGCAGTCGACGACGTCCTGCGCACCCGGCCCGGGCCCGAGCACACCGTCGTCGCGGGCAGCTCGCTCGGCGCGGTGGTGAGCGCCGACCTCTGGGCGAGCAGGCCGGACGTGGTCGGCGGCGCCGGGCTCTTCTCCCCGGCCTTCTGGTGGCCGGGCGAGCAGGCGCTGGCCGACGTCGAGGACGCCGCCGTGACGAGGGCCGTCACGGTCCCGGGTCGGGTCTACCTGGACGTGGGCGGCCAGGAGGAGCCGGACGACCCGGAGATCCAGCAGCGGTACGTCCTCGACGCGGAGCGGCTGCTGGGTTCGCTGCGGCGAGCCGGTGTGCCCGTCCGCTACGTCTACGACTCCGGCGCCCGGCACGTCGAGGCCGCCTGGGCCGAGCGCGTCGGTCCGGCCATCGCCTGGCTGCTGCGCGGGTCCGTCACCGCGGTGTGA
- a CDS encoding glycerol-3-phosphate dehydrogenase/oxidase, whose amino-acid sequence MQPRSLSPASREQALRALRDSATGGEPLDVLVIGGGVTGAGTALDAATRGLSTAIVEAQDWASGTSQWSTKLVHGGLRYLQMLDFKLVHEALTERGLLLKTLAPHLVKPMPFLIPLEHRVWQRAYYGAGVTLYDLLANIMPGRRALPIHQHTTRSGLSKQFPDLRHDTAIGAVKYYDATVDDARLVSTLVRTAHTYGAHAASRTEVVRIVKDEHGTAIGAELADLETGERFEARARHIINCTGVWTDDVSDLADTDGGLNVLASKGIHLVIPRELIQGTSGLFLQTEKSVLFFIPWSRYWILGTTDTPWELDRQNPVATAADIDYVLDHANAVLKTTLTRDDVVGWYAGLRPLLQPGTKEGTDSAKVSREHTVASPVPGLTVIGGGKLTTYRVMAKDAVDFALGGRAAELPCITDQIPLLGAVGEAAMRRRMPALREQFGWSEQMTDHLLHRYGSLVEELLAMIEQDPSLAQTLEHSTAYLRAEVAHACRTEGVLHLEDLMMRRTRLIYEAPDKGLHTVPEIAAIAAAELGWDEARTQSEIEAYTARAEAEIAAAAEPDDQSAARVRGDLGEVAPLEAMGSGAEASD is encoded by the coding sequence ATGCAGCCACGATCACTCAGCCCCGCCAGCCGCGAGCAGGCCCTCCGGGCGCTCCGCGACTCCGCGACGGGTGGTGAACCGCTCGACGTGCTGGTGATCGGCGGTGGCGTGACCGGGGCGGGGACCGCCCTGGACGCCGCGACCCGCGGCCTGTCGACCGCGATCGTCGAGGCCCAGGACTGGGCCTCGGGGACCTCGCAGTGGTCCACCAAGCTGGTGCACGGCGGCCTGCGCTACCTGCAGATGCTCGACTTCAAGCTGGTCCACGAGGCGCTCACCGAGCGCGGGCTGCTGCTCAAGACCCTGGCACCGCACCTGGTCAAGCCGATGCCCTTCCTCATCCCGCTGGAGCACCGCGTCTGGCAGCGCGCCTACTACGGAGCCGGCGTCACCCTCTACGACCTGCTCGCCAACATCATGCCGGGCCGCCGTGCGCTGCCCATCCACCAGCACACGACGCGAAGCGGCCTGAGCAAACAGTTCCCGGACCTGCGGCACGACACCGCGATCGGTGCCGTGAAGTACTACGACGCGACGGTCGACGACGCACGGCTCGTGTCGACGCTGGTCCGGACGGCCCACACCTACGGCGCGCACGCCGCCAGCCGGACCGAGGTGGTCCGCATCGTCAAGGACGAGCACGGCACCGCGATCGGGGCCGAGCTGGCCGACCTCGAGACCGGGGAGCGTTTCGAGGCGCGCGCCCGGCACATCATCAACTGCACCGGGGTGTGGACCGACGACGTCTCCGACCTGGCCGACACCGACGGCGGCCTCAACGTCCTGGCGTCCAAGGGCATACACCTGGTCATCCCGCGCGAGCTCATCCAGGGCACCTCGGGACTGTTCCTGCAGACCGAGAAGTCGGTGCTCTTCTTCATCCCGTGGTCGCGCTACTGGATCCTCGGCACCACCGACACGCCGTGGGAGCTGGACCGGCAGAACCCGGTGGCCACGGCGGCGGACATCGACTACGTCCTGGACCACGCCAACGCGGTCCTCAAGACCACGCTCACCCGCGACGACGTCGTCGGCTGGTATGCCGGTCTGCGGCCGCTGCTCCAGCCCGGCACCAAGGAGGGCACCGACTCGGCGAAGGTCAGCCGGGAGCACACCGTCGCCAGCCCGGTGCCCGGCCTGACCGTCATCGGTGGCGGCAAGCTCACGACCTACCGCGTCATGGCCAAGGACGCCGTCGACTTCGCCCTCGGCGGTCGCGCCGCGGAGCTGCCCTGCATCACCGACCAGATCCCGCTGCTCGGCGCTGTGGGCGAGGCCGCGATGCGCCGCCGTATGCCCGCGCTGCGCGAGCAGTTCGGCTGGTCCGAGCAGATGACCGACCACCTGCTGCACCGCTACGGCTCGCTCGTCGAGGAGCTCCTGGCGATGATCGAGCAGGATCCCTCGCTCGCGCAGACGCTCGAGCACTCGACGGCCTACCTGCGGGCCGAGGTCGCCCACGCCTGCCGCACCGAGGGCGTGCTGCACCTCGAGGACCTCATGATGCGCCGCACCCGGCTTATCTACGAGGCGCCGGACAAGGGCCTGCACACGGTGCCGGAGATCGCCGCGATCGCCGCGGCCGAGCTCGGGTGGGACGAGGCGCGGACGCAGTCCGAGATCGAGGCCTACACGGCGCGCGCCGAGGCGGAGATCGCCGCGGCGGCCGAGCCGGACGACCAGAGCGCCGCCCGCGTGCGGGGGGACCTCGGTGAGGTCGCCCCGCTGGAGGCGATGGGCTCGGGGGCCGAGGCGTCCGACTGA
- a CDS encoding SRPBCC family protein: MPLAPVPYRVSRTTRIEAAPERVFTELVDFRRWRDWSPWEGVDPDMERSYSGPKSGVGSGYAWDGDKQAGSGSMTITGAQRPSRVDLDLHFEKPFPADNVIRFDLDPEDLGVATMVTWSMSGEHTGLMRVLARVMSMDRLVGKDLEKGLAQLKDLIEP; the protein is encoded by the coding sequence ATGCCCCTGGCGCCCGTGCCCTACCGCGTGTCCCGGACGACCCGCATCGAGGCAGCACCTGAGCGGGTCTTCACCGAGCTCGTCGACTTCCGCCGCTGGCGGGACTGGTCGCCGTGGGAGGGCGTTGACCCCGACATGGAGCGCTCCTACTCGGGTCCGAAGTCGGGCGTGGGCTCGGGGTATGCCTGGGACGGCGACAAGCAGGCGGGGTCGGGGTCGATGACCATCACGGGTGCGCAGCGCCCCTCGCGGGTGGACCTGGACCTCCACTTCGAGAAGCCGTTCCCCGCTGACAACGTCATCCGCTTCGACCTGGACCCGGAGGACCTGGGTGTGGCGACGATGGTGACCTGGAGCATGTCGGGGGAGCACACCGGCCTCATGCGCGTCCTGGCCCGGGTGATGTCGATGGACAGGCTGGTCGGCAAGGACTTGGAGAAGGGCCTGGCCCAGCTCAAGGACCTCATCGAGCCCTGA
- a CDS encoding DUF4081 domain-containing GNAT family N-acetyltransferase, producing MLRTLGSGTGGVRAYGLQDVRRALDVCAQDPVTNVFVAARIQESGLVGTRGPLFGYEAAGEHALCWCAANVVPVAASPRAIGALAGKVVKRRASASSIFGPVDQVLDLWSRLEPHWGAAREVRENQLVLTMQERPSVLGVPIDHRVRPARADELDLVVPAAAAMFTEEIGYPPYRGSSGAYRRAVAGLIEQGHTLVRVEDGEVVFKADLGSVALGAAQVQGVWVHPDWRGRGLAAPAMAAVVEHTIEHVVPVVTLYVNDFNAPAVATYRRVGFVQTGTFATVLL from the coding sequence ATGCTGCGCACACTGGGCTCCGGGACCGGGGGCGTGCGGGCCTACGGGCTCCAGGACGTCCGGCGTGCCCTGGATGTGTGCGCGCAGGACCCGGTGACCAACGTCTTCGTCGCGGCGCGGATCCAGGAGAGCGGCCTGGTGGGCACGCGTGGCCCGCTGTTCGGCTACGAGGCCGCGGGGGAGCACGCGCTGTGCTGGTGCGCGGCCAACGTCGTCCCCGTGGCGGCGAGTCCTCGGGCGATCGGTGCGCTGGCCGGCAAGGTCGTGAAGCGGCGTGCGTCCGCCAGCTCGATCTTCGGCCCGGTGGACCAGGTGCTCGACCTCTGGTCCCGGTTGGAGCCGCACTGGGGAGCGGCCCGCGAGGTGCGGGAGAACCAGCTGGTCCTGACGATGCAGGAGCGCCCCTCCGTCCTGGGCGTGCCGATCGACCACCGGGTGCGCCCCGCCCGGGCCGACGAGCTGGACCTCGTGGTGCCGGCGGCCGCAGCCATGTTCACCGAGGAGATCGGCTACCCGCCCTACCGCGGCAGCAGCGGGGCATACCGTCGCGCCGTGGCGGGGCTCATCGAGCAGGGCCACACCCTCGTCCGGGTGGAGGACGGCGAGGTCGTCTTCAAGGCCGACCTGGGGTCGGTGGCTCTCGGTGCGGCGCAGGTCCAGGGGGTCTGGGTCCACCCCGACTGGCGCGGCCGAGGTCTGGCCGCACCCGCGATGGCCGCCGTGGTCGAGCACACGATCGAGCACGTCGTCCCCGTGGTCACGCTCTACGTCAACGACTTCAACGCCCCCGCGGTCGCGACCTACCGCCGGGTCGGGTTCGTCCAGACGGGCACCTTCGCCACCGTGCTGCTCTGA
- a CDS encoding prolyl oligopeptidase family serine peptidase: protein MTTTSSPADPHRWLEEVESDAALAWVRERSATSERTLQAHPLHDELHAGIQDALEASDRIPLVAQVGDHLYGFWTDAEHPRGVWRRTTWESYRTEHPRWEVLVDVDALAAQEDVPWVWQGARVLRPDADRALVHLSRGGSDAGTTRELDLTTGEFVPAPEGFAKPEAKGSLTWRDRDHVYLTTADDPTGATRSGYPRTARLWRRGTPMAQAEVVHTIPEEDLGLFVQHDQEQGQTVLHHAVAFYRSHTLVLTDEGVQRLDLPESAETSIHGEHVAVRLRHAWEPGPGTSFPAGSLVVAPLADVLADAGSAAWTTLVAPDDRSALLDLTWTASRLVTTTLVDVRHTVQAHRHTDQGWETKDLTDALDIGLRTVSVAAVDQHRSDDLWLVTTGFLQPMRLSLVRTGAGADVEVEVLKAAPERFDATGLTVTQEWATSADGTPVPYWQVSPADLPADGSTPTVLHGYGGFEHALTPAYDPIVGRAWLAHGHVHVVAGIRGGGEFGPRWHQAALQESRHRAYEDFVAVARDLVARGVTSVPRLGTTGRSNGGLLVGNMLTGYPEDFGAVVCQVPLLDMARYHELLAGASWMAEYGDPDDPEQWEWLRTFSPYQRFDPDRPTPPVYLATSTRDDRVHPGHARKMAALLEEHGRDVTYWENTEGGHGGASTAAQWATWHALAWTFLHARLTG from the coding sequence ATGACGACCACCTCCTCCCCCGCCGATCCGCACCGCTGGCTCGAGGAGGTGGAGTCGGATGCCGCCCTCGCGTGGGTCCGCGAGCGCAGCGCGACCAGTGAGCGGACGCTCCAGGCGCACCCCCTCCACGACGAGCTGCACGCCGGGATCCAGGACGCGCTCGAGGCGAGCGACCGCATACCTCTCGTCGCCCAGGTCGGTGACCACCTCTACGGCTTCTGGACCGACGCCGAGCACCCTCGCGGCGTCTGGCGACGCACCACCTGGGAGTCCTACCGCACCGAGCACCCGCGCTGGGAGGTGCTCGTCGACGTCGACGCGCTGGCGGCGCAGGAGGACGTCCCGTGGGTCTGGCAGGGAGCCCGGGTGCTCCGGCCCGACGCCGACCGCGCCCTCGTGCACCTGTCCCGGGGCGGCTCGGACGCCGGCACCACCCGCGAGCTGGACCTGACGACCGGGGAGTTCGTGCCGGCGCCGGAGGGCTTCGCCAAGCCCGAGGCGAAGGGCAGCCTGACCTGGCGGGACCGGGACCACGTCTACCTCACCACCGCGGACGACCCGACGGGCGCGACCCGCTCGGGCTACCCCCGGACGGCCCGCCTCTGGCGCCGCGGCACCCCGATGGCGCAGGCCGAGGTCGTCCACACGATCCCCGAGGAGGACCTGGGACTCTTCGTCCAGCACGACCAGGAGCAGGGGCAGACCGTGCTCCACCACGCGGTGGCCTTCTACCGCAGTCACACGCTCGTGCTCACCGACGAGGGGGTGCAGCGCCTCGACCTGCCCGAGAGCGCCGAGACCTCGATCCACGGCGAGCACGTCGCGGTCCGCCTCCGGCACGCCTGGGAGCCCGGCCCTGGCACATCCTTCCCCGCGGGCTCCCTCGTCGTGGCCCCGCTGGCGGACGTCCTGGCCGACGCCGGCTCCGCGGCCTGGACGACGCTGGTCGCCCCGGACGACCGGTCGGCCCTGCTCGACCTCACCTGGACCGCCTCCCGGCTGGTGACCACCACCCTCGTCGACGTCCGGCACACCGTCCAGGCGCACCGGCATACCGATCAGGGGTGGGAGACCAAGGACCTGACGGACGCGTTGGACATCGGCCTGCGCACGGTCAGCGTCGCGGCGGTCGACCAGCACCGCAGCGACGACCTGTGGCTCGTGACGACCGGCTTCCTGCAGCCCATGCGGCTGTCGCTGGTCCGGACAGGTGCAGGCGCGGACGTCGAGGTCGAGGTGCTCAAGGCCGCACCGGAGCGCTTCGACGCGACCGGGCTCACGGTGACCCAGGAGTGGGCGACGTCCGCCGACGGGACACCGGTCCCCTACTGGCAGGTGAGTCCCGCCGACCTGCCCGCGGACGGCTCCACCCCGACGGTCCTGCACGGCTACGGCGGCTTCGAGCACGCCCTCACACCCGCCTACGACCCGATCGTGGGTCGGGCGTGGCTGGCGCACGGCCACGTCCACGTCGTCGCCGGCATCCGCGGCGGTGGGGAGTTCGGGCCGCGCTGGCACCAGGCGGCGCTGCAGGAGAGCAGGCACCGGGCCTACGAGGACTTCGTCGCGGTCGCGCGCGACCTGGTCGCCCGGGGCGTCACCTCGGTCCCCCGCCTCGGCACCACCGGGCGGAGCAACGGCGGCCTGCTGGTCGGCAACATGCTGACCGGATATCCCGAGGACTTCGGGGCGGTGGTGTGCCAGGTGCCGCTGCTCGACATGGCGCGCTACCACGAGCTGCTGGCCGGGGCGTCCTGGATGGCGGAGTACGGCGACCCCGACGATCCCGAGCAGTGGGAGTGGCTGCGCACCTTCTCGCCCTACCAGCGTTTCGACCCGGACCGCCCGACACCTCCGGTCTACCTCGCCACGTCCACCCGGGACGACCGGGTGCACCCCGGCCACGCGCGCAAGATGGCGGCGCTGCTGGAGGAGCACGGCCGGGACGTCACTTACTGGGAGAACACCGAGGGTGGTCACGGCGGGGCCAGCACGGCGGCGCAGTGGGCGACCTGGCACGCGCTGGCCTGGACCTTCCTGCACGCGCGGCTCACCGGCTGA
- a CDS encoding transporter substrate-binding domain-containing protein, which yields MTKNSLFPVIAASALAFSLAACGSDDSDSGGEAGAAEMELITEGTLTVCSEVPYEPFEMEDSSTESGYSGFDIDLMQAIADGLELELEVKDSSFDALESGLALNSGDCDVAASAMTITEDRQENLAFSEGYYDSQQSLLVPEDSDIASIEDLAGARVAVQQSTTGEAYAQENAADATITAFPGNPEMFQAIQAGQVDAILQDLPVNVENARQGGFMIVEEYSTDEQYGFAMQQDNTGLVEAVNEQLSALRDSGDYDTIYDTYFSAEG from the coding sequence ATGACGAAGAATTCGCTCTTTCCCGTGATCGCGGCCAGCGCCCTGGCCTTCTCCCTCGCCGCCTGCGGCTCCGACGACTCCGATTCGGGTGGTGAGGCCGGCGCCGCCGAGATGGAGCTCATCACCGAGGGCACGCTGACGGTGTGTTCGGAGGTCCCCTACGAGCCGTTCGAGATGGAGGACTCCTCCACCGAGTCCGGCTACAGCGGCTTCGACATCGACCTGATGCAGGCCATCGCCGACGGGCTGGAGCTGGAGCTCGAGGTCAAGGACTCCTCCTTCGACGCCCTCGAGTCGGGCCTGGCCCTGAACTCCGGTGACTGCGACGTCGCGGCCTCGGCCATGACGATCACCGAGGACCGGCAGGAGAACCTCGCGTTCTCCGAGGGCTACTACGACTCCCAGCAGTCGCTGCTCGTCCCCGAGGACTCCGACATCGCCAGCATCGAGGACCTCGCCGGGGCCAGGGTCGCCGTGCAGCAGTCGACCACCGGCGAGGCCTACGCGCAGGAGAACGCCGCGGACGCCACCATCACCGCCTTCCCGGGCAACCCCGAGATGTTCCAGGCGATCCAGGCGGGCCAGGTGGACGCCATCCTGCAGGACCTGCCGGTCAACGTGGAGAACGCCCGCCAGGGCGGCTTCATGATCGTCGAGGAGTACTCCACCGACGAGCAGTACGGCTTCGCCATGCAGCAGGACAACACCGGGCTGGTGGAGGCGGTCAACGAGCAGCTGAGCGCGCTGCGGGACAGCGGCGACTACGACACCATCTACGACACCTACTTCAGCGCCGAGGGCTGA
- a CDS encoding amino acid ABC transporter ATP-binding protein, translating into MTALHPTQQVDPSAPAIEVRDLHKSFGDNEVLTGIDFHVDAGQVVCVIGPSGSGKSTLLRCVNRLEEPTAGQVLIEGIDITDPETELDAVRSRIGMVFQQFNLFSHMTVLRNLTIAQQRVKKRGRKEAEQVARANLERVGLTEKVDAYPAHLSGGQQQRVAIARALSMDPDMMLFDEPTSALDPELVGDVLDVMKTLAAEGMTMMVVTHEMGFAREVGDKLVFMADGVIVEEGDPREVLGNPQQARTQDFLAKVL; encoded by the coding sequence ATGACGGCACTCCACCCCACCCAGCAGGTCGACCCCAGCGCCCCCGCGATCGAGGTCCGCGACCTGCACAAGTCCTTCGGCGACAACGAGGTGCTCACCGGCATCGACTTCCACGTGGACGCCGGGCAGGTGGTCTGCGTCATCGGCCCCTCCGGCTCGGGCAAGTCGACGCTGCTGCGATGCGTCAACCGGCTGGAGGAGCCCACCGCCGGTCAGGTGCTCATCGAGGGCATCGACATCACCGACCCGGAGACCGAGCTGGACGCCGTCCGCTCCCGGATCGGCATGGTCTTCCAGCAGTTCAACCTCTTCAGCCACATGACCGTCCTGCGCAACCTCACCATCGCCCAGCAGCGGGTGAAGAAGCGCGGGCGCAAGGAGGCCGAGCAGGTCGCGCGGGCCAACCTGGAGCGGGTCGGGCTGACCGAGAAGGTGGACGCCTACCCCGCCCACCTGTCCGGTGGCCAGCAGCAGCGGGTCGCCATCGCGCGGGCGCTGTCGATGGACCCGGACATGATGCTCTTCGACGAGCCGACCTCGGCCCTGGACCCCGAGCTCGTCGGCGACGTGCTCGACGTCATGAAGACGCTGGCCGCCGAGGGCATGACGATGATGGTCGTCACGCACGAGATGGGCTTCGCCCGCGAGGTCGGCGACAAGCTGGTCTTCATGGCTGACGGCGTCATCGTCGAAGAGGGCGACCCGCGCGAGGTGCTCGGCAACCCGCAGCAGGCCCGCACCCAGGACTTCCTCGCCAAGGTCCTCTGA
- the glpK gene encoding glycerol kinase GlpK produces the protein MADYVLAIDQGTTSTRAIVFTKSGEIHSVGQKEHEQIFPKAGWVEHDPAEIWENTKEVIGTALGKGGLGNDDLAAIGITNQRETAVVWDKNTGEAVYNAIVWQDTRTDKIVAELGGDDGADKYKDICGLPLATYFSGPKVKWILDNVEGAKDRAEAGDLLFGNTDSWVLWNLTGGTEGGVHVTDVTNASRTMLMDLKSLSWSETVAGDMGIPMSMLPEIKSSAEVYGESTKLKVPIAGILGDQQAATFGQACFEKGMSKNTYGTGNFMLLNTGTEIVPSENGLLTTVCYKIGDQDAVYALEGSIAVTGSLVQWLRDNIGLISDAPEIEKLATQVDDNGGCYIVPAFSGLFAPYWKDDARGAIVGLTRYVNRNHIARAALESTAFQTREVSDAMNADSGVELTELRVDGGMVANETLMQFQADILGVDVVRPKVAETTALGAAYAAGIAVGFFSGEQDVVDNWEEGQRWSPQMKEAERERLLRQWKKAVTKTFDWMDEDAEAAEEAVEEAADA, from the coding sequence ATGGCTGACTACGTCCTGGCCATCGACCAGGGAACGACCAGCACCCGAGCCATCGTGTTCACCAAGAGCGGCGAGATCCACTCGGTCGGTCAGAAGGAGCACGAGCAGATCTTCCCCAAGGCCGGCTGGGTCGAGCACGACCCCGCCGAGATCTGGGAGAACACCAAGGAGGTCATCGGCACCGCGCTCGGCAAGGGCGGTCTCGGCAACGACGACCTCGCGGCGATCGGCATCACCAACCAGCGCGAGACCGCGGTGGTGTGGGACAAGAACACCGGTGAGGCGGTCTACAACGCCATCGTCTGGCAGGACACCCGGACCGACAAGATCGTCGCCGAGCTGGGTGGTGACGACGGCGCGGACAAGTACAAGGACATCTGCGGGCTGCCGCTCGCGACCTACTTCTCCGGCCCGAAGGTCAAGTGGATCCTCGACAACGTCGAGGGGGCCAAGGACCGCGCCGAGGCCGGAGACCTGCTCTTCGGCAACACCGACAGCTGGGTGCTGTGGAACCTCACCGGCGGCACGGAGGGCGGCGTGCACGTCACCGACGTGACCAACGCCTCGCGCACCATGCTCATGGACCTGAAGTCGCTGTCCTGGTCCGAGACGGTCGCCGGCGACATGGGCATACCGATGTCGATGCTCCCGGAGATCAAGTCCTCGGCCGAGGTCTACGGCGAGAGCACCAAGCTCAAGGTGCCAATCGCCGGGATCCTCGGTGACCAGCAGGCCGCCACCTTCGGGCAGGCCTGCTTCGAGAAGGGCATGAGCAAGAACACCTACGGCACCGGCAACTTCATGCTGCTCAACACCGGCACCGAGATCGTCCCCAGCGAGAACGGTCTGCTCACCACCGTCTGCTACAAGATCGGGGACCAGGATGCGGTGTATGCCCTCGAGGGCTCGATCGCGGTGACCGGCTCGCTGGTGCAGTGGCTGCGGGACAACATCGGCCTCATCTCGGACGCGCCGGAGATCGAGAAGCTCGCGACCCAGGTCGACGACAACGGCGGGTGCTACATCGTCCCGGCCTTCTCCGGGCTCTTCGCGCCCTACTGGAAGGACGACGCCCGCGGCGCGATCGTCGGGCTGACGCGCTACGTCAACAGGAATCACATAGCCCGGGCGGCGCTGGAGTCCACCGCCTTCCAGACGCGGGAGGTGTCCGACGCGATGAACGCCGACTCCGGTGTCGAGCTCACCGAGCTGCGCGTCGACGGCGGCATGGTCGCCAACGAGACGCTCATGCAGTTCCAGGCCGACATCCTCGGCGTGGACGTGGTCCGCCCGAAGGTGGCGGAGACGACGGCGCTGGGCGCGGCGTATGCCGCGGGCATCGCCGTCGGCTTCTTCTCCGGTGAGCAGGACGTCGTGGACAACTGGGAGGAGGGCCAGCGCTGGAGCCCGCAGATGAAGGAGGCTGAGCGCGAGCGGCTCCTGCGCCAGTGGAAGAAGGCGGTCACCAAGACCTTCGACTGGATGGACGAGGACGCCGAGGCCGCCGAGGAGGCGGTCGAGGAGGCCGCGGACGCCTGA